Genomic DNA from Nostoc sp. ATCC 53789:
TGGGGGCATGGTGTGCCCATTTCTGCATTTTTTCCTGGTTGGCGTTAACGCGATTCAACCAAGCTTCTTTTTCTGAGTTTGAAGCATCCGCCAACAAGCTCAGAAATATTAGAGAGTCATAGAAATGAAATATAGATACAGAGATTATTGCTGTGGCTGCGCCTAAATACTGTTCTGCCAAAGTAGCCGTTTTTGCAGCTTGCTCATGCTCCCCGAACAGATAGCATAAAATCAGCTTATTTAAGTAGAAGTAGTGAAGGCTAGTTCCATCCTTGACAGCGATCGCCCATGATAATGCTTGCTCTTCGTCATAGATACAACCCACTAAGCGACTTGGATTTTCAGATTGACCTCGCAGGTTAAGGATCGTTTGCTGCAACATTGCCAGCCAAATGGAAGCAGTCTCTCGTCTAATTTGATGGGTGGCTTTACGATAAATCGCTGTTTGTTGTTCCAGTTCTGTCAGTTCTTGTCCTGCAAAAAAGGGGTAATAACATAGGCTGAATGCACAATAACTCGCAAATTCAAACTCTCCACTTTCTATACCGCTTTGATAAGCCTCAGCTAAAACAGGGAACGTCTCTTTAAGGTGGTCTTTCCAGTGAATTATATGGAAATTCACCATCAGCAATGTTTTGCAGTTAACTCTCTTGTTATTTAATCTTTTCGCTAAGTTTAAGGATAATTTGCCAAATCGATAACCCAGTTCAAGGTCTTGTACAACTCCACATAGCATCATGCCGTATGCAGCATAACCGAGAAGCGACCAGATGGCGTTTCCATTGGCGATCGATAAATTCACCATTTTGCACACAATCAGCACCATCAAAGCGGGTGACACATTAAAAGCCGCTCCCACTGTGCTGACTAAAATGTAGATTGCTGCCAGTGGCACAGGTTCAATCATCTCTGGCAGATCGATCAAATCTTCGATTTCCCGCCCAACCAATCGTGAAGCCGTTTCCTCTAATCCTGCTTGAACGTCTAACTGACTTGGAGCTTCTACTAAACTAATTCCCAAGAGTTGCAGCACTTCCAAGCCAGTTTTTAGGGCTTCTTTGGGGTCTCCCCGCGACAGCCATGCTTGAATTCTGCTATCGTAAGCTTTCACTTTATCGAGTACTGTCTTCGCACGGTTGAGTACTTCTTCTACAAGCCGCTCCATTTCATCAAAGTGACCACTGAGGTATGCTGCCTCTGCTGCCTCCGAATGCAACGCCAAAGTTAAGCCATACTCACGCTGCCAACTTTCCCCATCAAGAAGTTTAAGCCCTGCATTGAAATACTTGAAAGCGGCTTCATAAGCCGTCGCTGCTAGCGCTTTTTGACCTGCTTGCAAATTCAGTTTGACAATCTGATTCCGTTCAGATTGCTCACTGATTAACTCGGTTCCATAATTCAGTTGATCAACAATTTCAAACAACCGCTCTGCTAACTGCTCTGGTGAAGTCTTTTCGAGTAAATTGCGACCGATTTGCAGATGTACTCCAAGTTTTTGCGACTCATCGATTAAGGCGTATGCCGCTTGCTGTACGCGATCGTGCAAAAACTTATATTCTTGAACTAATAGGTTTTCGTCTAATTCAGATATAGGTTGAATTAATCCGGCTTGAATGGCTACTAGTAAATCTAGAGAAATTGCTTTAGGAGATTGTTCGCAAACGATCGCTAACGTATCTAAATTAAATTCAGCACCGATACAAGCTGCTAACTGGAGAATTTGCTGTGTGTTTTCTGGTAATTTATTTAACTGGCTCAGTAGCAACTCCACCACATTATCGGTAATATCCTGGGCTTGAATCTTAGCAATGTTCCATTGCCAGCATAAGTGTTCAGCATCAAAGGTCAGCAGATTTTCGCTATGCAGCATTCTCAAAAATTCACCGACAAAGAAAGGATTGCCCTCGGTTTTACGCAGTACTAACCCAGCTAAGGAACAAACGGTGTCTGCATTCTGATGTAGCGTCTCGGCAATCAACTGACTCAGCGAACCCAGCGTTAATGGTGCCAGGATTATCTCCTGAATTACTGCCCCTTGTTTTCGCAGTCTTAAGAGCGTTAACATCAACGGATGAGTTGGATTTACCTCATTATCTCGATAGGCTCCAATTAAAAATAGGAATTGGGTTTGTTCATCAAGCAACATCAGCTCGATTAACTTCAGCGTTGCACAGTCTATCCATTGCAAATCATCTAAAAAGATCACAAGCGGGTGTGACTCTGAACAAAACACCCGCACAAACTTCTGAAAAATTAGATTGAAGCGATTTTGAGCTTCAGTTGCTCCAACTTCTGATACAGGCGGCTGCTTGCCGATAATTAATTCAACTTCCGGGATGATATCAATGATAATTTGTCCGTTGGTTCCCAAAGCCGTTAGCAAGCGCGATCGCCATTGTTGCACTTGCTCGTCTGGTTCACTGAGCAATTGTTGTACCAATTTTTGCAGGGCATCTGCGATCGCGCTGTAGGGAATATTACGCCCAAATTGATCGAATTTACCCCAGATAAAATAGCCGCGCTTTGCGGTGATTGGTTTATAAAGTTCCTGGACTAATGCTGATTTCCCAATTCCCGCATAGCCAGAAACCAGCATCATTTCGACTTTGAAGGTTTGATTGTTTGTTAGTTTCTGTTCTGAAGTTTGTTGTACAAGTTTTTCTGAAGCAACGCGCTCAAAAGCTGCTAATAACATTGCAACTTCTTTATCCCGTCCATAAAGTTTTTGGGGAATTTGAAACTGATCCCAAACATCTAATAGACCCAGTTGAATGCTATTGATTTGCCCGATTTTTTTTAATTGGTCAGCACAAATTTCTAAATCTGCTTTGATGCCCCAGGCACTCTGATAACGATCCTCTGCGTTTTTCGCCATCAATTTTAAAACAATATCTGAGACGGCTTTAGGGATCGCTGCATTCAGTTCGTGAGGTGGAACAGGCACTTTAGCAATATGACAATGGACTAGCTCAAGGATGTCTGTTGTGGAAAACGGCAGATGTCCGGTTAGCAGTTCGTAGAACGTCACACCCAGTGAGTAAAAATCGGTGCGGTAATCGAGTAAACGGTTCATCCGCCCGGTTTGCTCTGGAGATAGGTAGGCGAGTGTCCCTTCTAATACATGAGGGCTTTTAAAAGTTGGATTCGTGCGATTAAATTCAGTAGCAATCCCAAAGTCAATAATTTTGACAACGCCAGTATCCAGATTAAGGACTATGTTTCCAGGGTTGATATCTTTATGAATGACATTGGCTGCATGGATTCTGCCTAAAATGTCGCTTATAGCGATCGCCAGACCAAGAAAAGTGGATAAAGGCATGGGGCAGAATATATCTGGGCACTTGTGCATCCATTTCTCTAGGGACTCTCCCCCAAAATCTTCTAAGAAAATTACCAGAGTGCGTTGATAGTTCTGCTGGCTGTATGCCTTAACAACTCCTTCCAGATTCAGGGAACGGGTAATTTTATATTCTTGTCTGTAACGGGTTAGCTCTTGGGGAGAGGGATAATCAAGCTTTAGCATTTTTACGACGATCCCTACTCCATCGTCTCTGATGCCCCGGTACACTAGAGAATTGGAACTTTCGTATATTTTGTTTTGGATAGAAATACCAGGTAGAGCAATCATAGAGCAACTCTTGAGAGGAGAATCTGGTACACCTCAAACTATACAGCAATCCACCTATCTAGATTTTTCATCTTCTGAAATCCTATTTGGTTTTGTTCATTTCTAGCCAGTTGTAGAGTGGGGACTGAACTCTGTTGAGCGCTATATAAATCATGTAGAGGGGTTCTACAGCACTCAATTAAACAACTGGCATCGCTGGATGTCAAGAAGCGGAAAGTTTTATCTTTTCCCTCGTACAACTTCTTCACTGTCCCGTTGCGTTGCTAACTCCATTGAAACTGCAATCCAAAGCCATTGGATGCCAATTTGCCAAAATTGTTTAGGGTATTTTCCCATACTCCGACTCTAGGAGCGTCAACAATTTCTCTTCCACAGCAGTAAGATAAGGCCGATTCACCTTTCCCAAAGACTGCAACAGATTTTTGACTGTCTCCTCCAGCGAATCAGAATATACTCGACTGATGCGATCGCTAATCTGCTGCATCTGCTCACATTCAGCAGGCAAGTAATCGTAAGACTTCAGGTGTTGTAACCCAACGGCGTACTCGCCATCCCACATTCTCATGCTGCAACTAAAGTCATTCACTGCGCTGACAATTGCCCAACACCCACCCTTTCCTCTGAGTTCTGGATTATCTTTGGCTAAAATTTGGCAGACTTCCCCAACAAAATAAGGATTTGGAGCTTTTGTCCGTTCCATGATCCGTTGTACTACATCGCCTACAACTCTAGCAGATGGTACTTTACCTCCGGCTTCTTCCACTGCCGTCTGCCATACTTCCCATTGCTGTTGAGGTTCCAGCTTTGTTATCGGTCTAACCTGGCGTTCACTGGTAGGTAAAATTTGTGTCCCAATGGGACACATTTCCTTATTTTCAGTTTGTGTCCCTATTGGATAATTTTCCGCGTCGCTCGATTCATTTTCAGTTTGTGTCCCATTGGGACACATCTTCATCAAGTTATCAAACACAGCCGAAGCTTCGATTAATCTGTAAGGATGACGACGCTGAAATCCAAACCTGTCTTTGCAATACTCCTCAAAAGTGCTGTGAGTGGAACGGTACAGCCGACGATCGCGCAATTCCATCAGCGCTTTGCCAGCTTCAAAAACTGCTCTTTCTACACGGCGCTCTAAGTGCAGGCGATCGCTTTGTTCCTCGTCGGTCAATTCCTCTACTTCAACAGCACTAACCGTAATTGTTGCTGTAGATGGATTTTCCTCAACAGAGATATCTTCATTTGCAGAGTTACTGAGTGATTTTGAATTTATCTCTGCGGCAGAGGTGGCTTTTTTACGCCTAGAAGATGGTTTAGCCATCATTCCACCCCTTTAATTCAATAGTATTTGCTCAAAATCAATGGCAAATAGATTAAGTATGTGGTGAGTTATGGTAATAATGCTCTGGGATTGAACTCGGTGGAGCATTATCATCTTCACGAGTCCTCTTGAATTTTCACAATATCATTGACAGTTACTAACTCTCCAGACAGCACAGAGCAAATTCTTGCTAGTTTTACCAAATTATCGATATCCGCTTTTTTTAGCCTGCCATCACGGGCGACAGTCAAGGTATGTCTAGTGACTTCATTCGGGCTACCCTCAAACTGCCTATGAACTGCGTAGACAGACAAGAGGCTACCATCTTCTGTTTTGGGCCACCATTGCGAAATATCAATATATGCTTCCATCCAAACTGCTAACACGTTTTTAATGATTAACCTCCATTAACGCTTATCTGATTACAGAATAACAGCCAATCAACATACAGGCTATCAATTAACAGAATAACTGCTAATCAGTATATTGACAATCAGTTAGCAGAATAGCATAATATAACTATCACAAAAGGCAACCGCCCTTAGCCTCGGAAACTTTGGAGGCGATCGCCTTTTGAAAAACCCATACATTCGTACAGGGAATTTTAATTATGACTTATATCATCTACAGCCAACAACAGCTGCAACTGAAATCGATTGCACGGCTCAAGCAAATCTACAGCGAAATCGGCTGCACAGTTGAAGTAAGCGACAAACGCTGTAAGGATTCTTGGATTACTGCGATCGCTGAATATCAAGCCAGCAAGATTCAGAAACTCACCCTCGCTGCCCCCGACGAACAAGCCCTTGCCCAAGCCGAACTCGACAACTACATCGCTGACCAAGCCCAAGCTGTAGCTCCCGAACTCCTCACAATAGTCGAAATCTCGTTTGACCATCACGAATATTACGCTGATGACAAACTGATAGCTAGCATCAGCCATGACGACAACCATTTAACCCAACGCTGGGTAGTAATGGTTAACAATAAAGAAATATTCCGTGCCAATACTCTAATGCGTTGCGATCGCTTCATCTGCACTCACTACAAAGATGGCTCATTACCTGTGCAGGAACAACTTGCAACGCCTTGCACTACTGGTAACGAAGTTATGGCGCAGATTTTCAACGAATGCGAGAAATACGGCTTTGAAATCCTCGACGACGGCATTTACCACAACGACGTAAAACTAGGCGAAGTAGGGCAGACTGACGGCAACTGGTGGTTCACACGTGCAGCAGACGAAACCCAGCATATAGCCTGTGATTCTGCAATGAATGTAGTGCAATCGCTATCGATGCTGAACGTGTCTACTGACGGTAAATCCATTTTTGATGAATATTTTTTAGACCAACCGTTAGAACAGCTAACTGGCGATAGATTGCAGCGCCTGCTGGAGAAAGCGGAGTTAGTCACAGCGTAATTCAGTAGTCAGAATCCAGGAGTCAGGAGTCAGTAAAAAAACCTAGCGTGGCAAAACTTACTAGAGAAGAGTGGAAATCCTGTAATCTTAACCTTGTAGGGAAATAATGGTGCAAGAACTTGGCAAGAAAAAGTTTAAAACCAGAGGCAACATCGTTTGAAGTACTCGATTGTGTTCAAAAAAAATGCCCCTCGTGCGGTCAAGCAATGTGGAATGAATACAATAATCCTCGACATATAAGAACGTTAAACGGGGTAGTAGAACTACAGCTAAAAATTCGTCGATGTCGAAACAAGTCATGTCTGCGGTATAAAAAAGCATATCGACCAGAGCAAGAAGGGTCACTCGCTCTACCACAGAACGAATTTGGTTTGGATGTGATTGCTTATATAGGAGCATTACGCTACCAGGAACATAGAAGTGTTCCTCAAATACACACTCACCTTGAATTAAAGGGTATATGTATCAGTCAACGAACGGTCACGTACCTAATTGACAGATATGACGAGTTACTTTCTTTGTGGCTAAAAGACCATAAAAGGTTAAAAGCAATAGTGGCTAACCAAGGACGGGTGATATTAGCGATCGATGGAATGCAGCCAGAAATTGGACATGAAGTATTATGGGTAATTCGAGATTGCTTATCAGGAGAAATAATACTTGCTAAAACCTTATTATCATCAAGAAACGAAGATTTAGTGGCGTTATTATTAGAAGTAACTAATACCCTAAATGTACCAATTGATGGCGTTGTTAGTGATGGGCAACAATCAATTCGCAAAGCTGTTAGGTTAGCATTACCTAGTATTGCTCATGGTTTATGTCATTATCATTACCTAAAGGAGGCAATTAAACCCATATATGAGGCAGATCGACATGCAAAAAAGGAATTGAAAAAAAAAGTTAGAGGATTACGAGACATTGAACGTAGTATTACCAATGAAACTCAGGAAATGGCAACTATTATTGAAGATTATTGCTCGGCAGTGCGTAGTTCTATAACCAATGATGGTCA
This window encodes:
- a CDS encoding AAA family ATPase, with the translated sequence MIALPGISIQNKIYESSNSLVYRGIRDDGVGIVVKMLKLDYPSPQELTRYRQEYKITRSLNLEGVVKAYSQQNYQRTLVIFLEDFGGESLEKWMHKCPDIFCPMPLSTFLGLAIAISDILGRIHAANVIHKDINPGNIVLNLDTGVVKIIDFGIATEFNRTNPTFKSPHVLEGTLAYLSPEQTGRMNRLLDYRTDFYSLGVTFYELLTGHLPFSTTDILELVHCHIAKVPVPPHELNAAIPKAVSDIVLKLMAKNAEDRYQSAWGIKADLEICADQLKKIGQINSIQLGLLDVWDQFQIPQKLYGRDKEVAMLLAAFERVASEKLVQQTSEQKLTNNQTFKVEMMLVSGYAGIGKSALVQELYKPITAKRGYFIWGKFDQFGRNIPYSAIADALQKLVQQLLSEPDEQVQQWRSRLLTALGTNGQIIIDIIPEVELIIGKQPPVSEVGATEAQNRFNLIFQKFVRVFCSESHPLVIFLDDLQWIDCATLKLIELMLLDEQTQFLFLIGAYRDNEVNPTHPLMLTLLRLRKQGAVIQEIILAPLTLGSLSQLIAETLHQNADTVCSLAGLVLRKTEGNPFFVGEFLRMLHSENLLTFDAEHLCWQWNIAKIQAQDITDNVVELLLSQLNKLPENTQQILQLAACIGAEFNLDTLAIVCEQSPKAISLDLLVAIQAGLIQPISELDENLLVQEYKFLHDRVQQAAYALIDESQKLGVHLQIGRNLLEKTSPEQLAERLFEIVDQLNYGTELISEQSERNQIVKLNLQAGQKALAATAYEAAFKYFNAGLKLLDGESWQREYGLTLALHSEAAEAAYLSGHFDEMERLVEEVLNRAKTVLDKVKAYDSRIQAWLSRGDPKEALKTGLEVLQLLGISLVEAPSQLDVQAGLEETASRLVGREIEDLIDLPEMIEPVPLAAIYILVSTVGAAFNVSPALMVLIVCKMVNLSIANGNAIWSLLGYAAYGMMLCGVVQDLELGYRFGKLSLNLAKRLNNKRVNCKTLLMVNFHIIHWKDHLKETFPVLAEAYQSGIESGEFEFASYCAFSLCYYPFFAGQELTELEQQTAIYRKATHQIRRETASIWLAMLQQTILNLRGQSENPSRLVGCIYDEEQALSWAIAVKDGTSLHYFYLNKLILCYLFGEHEQAAKTATLAEQYLGAATAIISVSIFHFYDSLIFLSLLADASNSEKEAWLNRVNANQEKMQKWAHHAPMNFLHKFQLVEAEKARVLGQFFEAEEFYEQAIFGAKDNEYLQEEALGYELAAKHYLARGRERFAQLYMKEAHYCYERWGATAKAKDLETRYPQFFPQSLNVAPTQVHTTAGTTSNTSHIAFDLATVIRASQAISREIELDQLLNSLMQILIENAGAQTGCLILENAGEWAIEAACELNDGANFCTTQVLQSISMVNRLPESIIYYVIRTHESVILNDATREGNFINEPYIQQNQTKSLLCLPLLNQSKLVGVLYLENQLATGAFTAERSQLLNLLSTQAAIAIENAKLYSELRASKSQLTQFLEAIPLGVAVVDAAGRPYYFNQQATQLTGKGVVSSVTMDQLAETYQAYIAGTNQKYPTEKLNLYRALKGERTRTDDLEIHRGDSIIPVEIWGTPVFDEQGKVAYAIATFQDITERKQAEHFLANYNRTLEQQVAQRTAALEQSQAELREREQELRVITDALPVCITYVDADQRYRFANRTYEEWFQRSRGEILGKHICENLGEASYQVVQPYINQALAGQITTYEAEIPCVFGKKYISNSLIPDVDNNGQVKGYYGLITDISDRKRAEEASILEERNRMAREIHDTLAQAFTGILVHMGTVSRLVTSNPQAIQTHINIVRDLARTGLTEARRSVAALRPQSLEDGDLWTALQRFVATMQSSTETSLICDIIGTPYTLPPETENNLLRIAQEAFTNSIRYANAKEIRIELIYEPTQFFLRIKDNGQGFEANHTILNRGFGLLGITERAERIKAQLSIKSRLGQGTETIVSVHREASA